In a genomic window of Methanogenium sp. S4BF:
- a CDS encoding helicase-related protein: MPVNGFTTVDIGCEKGNNAYNIVNRLGAPFSQEYFRIFDEIWNDKAKLQDVTDEVIENISTVYRENSPQFIYFVILYNIFNEFLDDISEDVLPNEATGFKNSQIWNKLYDFQKDAALSIINKLETYNGCILADSVGLGKTYTALSVIKYYENRNKSVLVLCPKKLSDNWNTFKMNLLNNPIAKDRLSYDVLFHTDLSRNHGYSNGIPLDRVNWSNYDLVVIDESHNFRNGGDVDTEDNEKENRYERLMNQVIRKGVRTKVLMLSATPVNNRFSDLKNQLALAYEGNTDQINEKLKTKQNVEDIFRIAQQAFNTWSKFETEERTTENLLDMLDFEFFEVLDSVTIARSRKHIEKYYNTEEIGKFPERNKPISVRCPLTTLPGAIDYDDIYDTLSQLNLSIYTPSAFVHESKIPKYEEKYDTKLANTSFKQRDRERSLRILMRTNLLKRLESSVHAFRLTVGKVLENITLTIEQIEKFQENGSIEFNNRTISDDFDFDDQNSDLLFTSGKVKIELRDMDYRSWLYDLNDDRGLLEELLKATSAITPEHDEKLNVFYNVIRDKIQNPINDNNKKILVFSAYADTVEYLFNNVSQMVKSEFGLDTAMITGSVNGRTTVPKLKADFNQVLTCFSPVSKERDLLSLKEQANIDILIATDCISEGQNLQDCDYLINYDIHWNPVRIIQRFGRIDRIGSKNDVIQLVNFWPDISLDDYINLKSRVETRMRISVMTSTGDDDLINEEKGDLEYRKQQLERLQNEVVDIEDMSGGISIMDLGLNEFRIDLLSYIKDNPDVGRSPFGMHAVVKSRGNDVPPGVIYVLKNINDDVNINNCNLLHPFYIVYVNDDGRVFYNHLSPKKTLDMIRYLCRDQNMPDKQLCTLFNRETRDGRRMDTYSNLLEDAISSIIDVNDESDIDSLFSPGGTSALQTHISGLNDFELICFLIVK; this comes from the coding sequence TTTGATGAAATATGGAATGATAAAGCAAAACTTCAGGATGTAACTGATGAAGTAATTGAGAATATATCAACCGTTTATAGGGAAAATTCTCCCCAATTCATCTATTTTGTAATTCTGTATAACATCTTCAATGAATTCCTGGATGACATTTCAGAAGATGTGCTCCCAAACGAGGCAACCGGATTTAAGAATAGTCAGATCTGGAATAAATTGTATGACTTCCAGAAGGATGCTGCACTCTCAATTATCAATAAACTTGAGACCTATAACGGCTGTATTTTGGCAGACAGCGTGGGTCTGGGAAAAACGTACACCGCTCTTTCTGTGATTAAATATTATGAGAACCGCAACAAGTCTGTATTAGTATTGTGTCCTAAAAAGCTTTCAGATAACTGGAATACGTTTAAAATGAACCTGCTCAACAATCCCATTGCCAAGGATCGTCTGAGCTACGATGTACTTTTTCATACCGACCTCTCACGAAATCACGGATATTCAAATGGCATTCCACTTGACCGGGTTAACTGGAGTAATTATGACCTCGTTGTCATTGATGAATCCCATAACTTCCGCAATGGTGGCGATGTCGATACGGAAGATAATGAGAAAGAGAACCGATACGAGCGGTTAATGAATCAGGTCATCCGCAAAGGTGTCCGAACAAAAGTCCTTATGTTGTCTGCCACGCCGGTGAATAACCGATTTTCAGATCTGAAAAATCAGCTTGCACTGGCATACGAGGGAAATACCGATCAGATCAATGAAAAACTGAAGACAAAACAGAATGTTGAAGATATATTCAGAATTGCACAGCAAGCCTTCAATACATGGAGTAAATTTGAGACGGAGGAGAGAACGACTGAAAATCTTCTTGATATGCTTGACTTTGAATTTTTTGAAGTTCTCGACAGTGTCACCATCGCCCGTTCGCGGAAGCATATTGAAAAATATTACAATACAGAAGAAATTGGGAAATTTCCGGAGAGAAACAAACCCATTTCTGTTCGCTGTCCCCTGACGACTCTTCCGGGAGCAATTGACTATGATGATATCTATGATACATTATCTCAGTTAAATCTGAGTATATACACTCCTTCTGCCTTCGTTCATGAGAGTAAGATTCCCAAATATGAAGAGAAATATGATACCAAATTAGCGAATACTTCGTTCAAACAGAGAGATCGTGAGAGGAGTCTTCGTATCCTTATGCGGACAAATCTTCTCAAACGACTTGAGAGTTCTGTTCATGCATTTCGGCTTACCGTGGGAAAGGTGCTTGAAAATATCACCCTGACAATTGAACAGATTGAGAAATTTCAGGAAAACGGTTCGATTGAATTTAATAACAGGACCATCTCTGATGATTTTGATTTCGACGATCAAAACTCGGATCTCTTATTCACATCCGGAAAGGTCAAAATTGAACTCAGGGATATGGACTACCGGAGTTGGCTTTACGATCTGAATGACGATCGGGGTCTGTTAGAAGAACTGCTGAAAGCAACATCTGCCATCACCCCTGAACATGATGAGAAGTTAAATGTCTTTTATAATGTCATCCGGGATAAGATACAGAATCCAATCAATGATAATAATAAAAAAATCCTGGTCTTTTCTGCATATGCCGATACCGTAGAGTACCTGTTTAATAATGTCAGTCAGATGGTGAAGTCAGAATTTGGACTGGATACTGCAATGATCACAGGTTCTGTAAACGGGAGAACAACAGTCCCAAAACTGAAGGCTGATTTCAACCAGGTCCTTACCTGTTTCTCACCAGTTTCTAAGGAGAGAGATCTGCTTTCGTTAAAAGAGCAGGCCAATATTGACATCCTGATTGCAACGGACTGCATTTCAGAGGGACAAAATCTTCAGGATTGTGATTATCTCATAAACTACGACATTCACTGGAATCCTGTCCGAATTATTCAGAGGTTTGGCCGTATTGATCGTATTGGGAGTAAAAACGACGTCATTCAGCTGGTTAATTTCTGGCCGGATATCTCCCTTGATGATTATATCAATTTAAAGTCACGGGTGGAGACCCGCATGCGAATTTCGGTGATGACATCAACCGGCGATGACGACCTCATCAATGAGGAAAAAGGGGATCTTGAATACCGAAAACAGCAGCTTGAACGACTGCAAAATGAGGTTGTGGATATTGAGGATATGTCCGGCGGTATATCCATTATGGACCTCGGTCTGAATGAATTCAGGATAGATCTTCTGAGTTACATTAAGGATAATCCTGATGTAGGGAGGTCACCTTTTGGGATGCATGCGGTGGTAAAAAGCCGTGGCAATGATGTTCCGCCCGGCGTCATATATGTCTTAAAAAACATCAATGATGATGTCAATATCAACAATTGCAATCTCCTACACCCGTTTTACATTGTATATGTCAACGATGACGGAAGGGTGTTTTACAATCACCTCTCTCCCAAAAAGACGCTTGATATGATCCGGTACCTGTGCAGGGACCAGAATATGCCGGACAAACAATTGTGCACATTGTTTAATAGAGAGACAAGAGACGGCAGGAGGATGGATACATATTCCAATCTGCTTGAAGATGCGATATCCTCTATCATCGATGTGAATGATGAGAGTGATATTGACAGCCTCTTTTCTCCCGGAGGGACATCAGCACTCCAGACGCACATCTCCGGTCTGAATGATTTTGAACTCATATGTTTTCTGATTGTCAAATGA
- a CDS encoding site-specific DNA-methyltransferase: protein MSKSGPEYLKMETTNTTEDHIEKIASLFPNVITEIEDDEGILRKGIDFDLLRQELSGGYVEGREERYDFTWVGKRKAIVEANRPIKKTLRPCMEESKNWEDTQNIFIEGDNLDAMKLLQESYLNSVKMIYIDPPYNTGNDFIYNDRFVMDADEYDEETGAVDDAGNRMFKNNKERGRYHSDWCSMLYPRLKLAHTLLRDDGVIFLSIDEHEMPNLRHMMNEIFGEDNYIESIIWKKRSTPPNDKIIGAAHEYILIYSKDIQKLSLNLRERTNEQIERYQNPDNHPKGPWVPGDLMANVKGGRYVKSLNFPIINPNTGEEHYPSSNGNWRFNKDKIDELIKNNEIYFGKDNKGRPKLKRFLSDVKKGITYTTIWDFVPFNTVGSKEMAELLGNLTVFNNPKPSGLIVELLKLGSLNNSLILDFFSGSCTTAHAVMQLNAEDGGSGTRKFIMVQLPEPCCDEGSEALKAGFHTIAEIGKERIRRAGEKIKAELEEANRQKTLDGEQMKIPDIGFRVFKIDDTNMKDVYYAAEDYTQETIEGLVDNVRGDRTDTDLLYQVMINWGLPLDLRHEMETIDGYTVHIVDGNALVACFEANISEDVMRTIAEKKPLRAVFRDGSFRNSPGKLNIEGIFKTIAPDTKLRVI from the coding sequence ATGAGCAAATCCGGGCCAGAATACCTGAAAATGGAAACCACCAACACCACAGAAGACCATATCGAAAAAATTGCTTCACTATTCCCGAATGTCATCACCGAAATTGAGGATGATGAAGGCATTCTCCGCAAGGGAATTGACTTCGATCTCCTCCGGCAGGAGCTCTCAGGTGGCTATGTCGAAGGAAGAGAAGAACGCTACGACTTTACATGGGTTGGGAAGAGGAAGGCCATCGTCGAGGCGAACCGCCCCATCAAAAAGACCCTCCGGCCCTGCATGGAAGAGAGCAAAAACTGGGAGGACACCCAGAATATCTTCATCGAAGGGGACAATCTCGATGCCATGAAACTCCTCCAGGAGAGCTATCTCAACTCAGTCAAGATGATCTATATCGATCCCCCGTATAATACAGGAAACGACTTCATCTACAACGACCGGTTCGTGATGGACGCTGACGAATATGATGAAGAGACCGGCGCAGTGGACGATGCAGGCAACCGGATGTTTAAAAACAATAAGGAACGGGGCCGGTATCACTCAGACTGGTGCTCGATGCTCTATCCCCGACTGAAGCTTGCACATACCCTGCTTCGTGATGATGGAGTTATATTTCTTTCAATTGATGAACATGAGATGCCTAATCTCCGCCATATGATGAACGAGATCTTCGGTGAGGATAATTATATTGAATCAATAATATGGAAGAAACGAAGTACGCCTCCCAATGATAAAATCATAGGTGCAGCTCATGAATATATCCTAATCTATTCTAAGGACATCCAGAAACTTTCTTTGAATCTCAGAGAAAGGACCAATGAACAGATTGAGAGATATCAAAATCCTGATAATCATCCAAAAGGACCTTGGGTACCCGGAGATTTAATGGCTAATGTGAAGGGTGGAAGATATGTAAAATCTCTCAATTTTCCTATAATTAATCCCAATACAGGAGAAGAACATTATCCTTCTTCAAACGGAAATTGGCGATTTAATAAAGACAAAATTGACGAACTCATTAAAAATAATGAAATTTACTTTGGCAAAGATAACAAGGGCCGTCCTAAATTGAAACGTTTCTTATCCGATGTTAAAAAAGGAATAACATATACAACCATTTGGGATTTTGTTCCATTTAACACAGTAGGCTCAAAGGAAATGGCTGAATTGTTAGGAAACTTAACTGTTTTCAATAATCCTAAGCCATCAGGGTTAATTGTAGAATTACTTAAGCTTGGCTCATTAAATAATTCACTAATCCTCGACTTCTTCTCCGGTTCTTGCACAACCGCCCATGCCGTCATGCAGCTGAACGCGGAGGACGGCGGCAGCGGCACCCGCAAATTCATCATGGTGCAGCTGCCTGAGCCCTGCTGCGATGAAGGGAGTGAGGCATTGAAGGCGGGATTCCATACCATCGCAGAGATAGGCAAGGAGAGAATCCGTCGTGCCGGTGAAAAGATCAAAGCCGAATTGGAGGAGGCGAACCGGCAAAAAACCCTTGACGGAGAGCAAATGAAGATTCCCGATATCGGATTCCGGGTCTTCAAAATCGATGACACCAATATGAAGGATGTCTATTACGCAGCAGAAGACTATACTCAGGAGACCATAGAAGGACTTGTTGATAATGTCAGGGGAGACAGAACGGACACAGACCTCCTCTATCAGGTCATGATCAACTGGGGCCTTCCTTTAGACCTCAGACACGAGATGGAAACCATCGACGGGTATACCGTGCACATCGTTGATGGCAATGCACTTGTCGCCTGTTTTGAAGCAAACATCTCTGAAGATGTGATGCGAACAATTGCGGAGAAAAAACCCCTGCGGGCCGTCTTCCGGGATGGTTCATTCAGGAACAGCCCTGGCAAACTCAATATTGAAGGCATATTCAAGACCATTGCACCGGACACGAAACTGAGAGTGATCTGA
- a CDS encoding virulence RhuM family protein, which translates to MAEMADENESTNKRLEWQEPPKGHILIYQSKDETFRLDVRFEDESVWLTQQQMAELFQTTKQNISLHIKNIYSESELLPQATVKEYLTVQTEGAREVKRTIDYYNLDMIISVGYRVRSSIATRFRIWATQHLTEFIKKGFILDDVRLKEPESSRYFEELLARIRDIRSSEKIFWRKVLDIYATSIDYDPNAETTQQFFRQVQNKMHWAAHGHTAAELIYERADANKPEMGITNYPGNTLLRRDIEVAKNYLREDELAVLNRIVTAYLEIAELQALNRMPMTMQDWIERLHQFLTMTGRELLTNAGSISHETALQKAHAEYETYCRNKLQEPTDVERHFIEMEDGIKHIKGRTEEEPSPDTKAHAKKECGENNH; encoded by the coding sequence ATGGCAGAGATGGCAGATGAAAATGAGTCCACCAATAAACGTCTGGAATGGCAGGAACCCCCAAAGGGACATATCCTGATATACCAGTCAAAAGATGAGACTTTCAGGCTTGATGTCCGCTTTGAAGATGAATCAGTATGGCTGACCCAGCAGCAGATGGCCGAACTTTTCCAGACCACCAAGCAAAATATCAGTCTCCATATAAAAAACATCTATTCTGAGAGCGAACTCCTCCCACAGGCAACTGTCAAGGAATACTTGACAGTTCAAACGGAAGGAGCACGTGAAGTCAAACGAACGATTGACTACTACAACCTTGATATGATCATCTCTGTCGGTTATCGGGTGAGAAGCAGTATTGCCACCCGGTTTCGTATCTGGGCGACACAGCACCTGACGGAATTCATTAAAAAGGGGTTCATTCTCGATGACGTTCGCCTGAAAGAACCGGAAAGCAGTAGGTACTTTGAGGAACTCTTAGCACGGATCCGCGATATCCGTTCATCTGAAAAGATTTTCTGGCGCAAAGTTCTGGACATATACGCGACCAGTATTGATTATGACCCAAACGCTGAAACAACACAGCAGTTTTTTAGACAGGTACAAAACAAGATGCACTGGGCGGCGCATGGTCACACCGCAGCAGAATTGATCTATGAACGTGCAGATGCAAACAAGCCTGAGATGGGGATTACCAATTATCCGGGGAATACCCTGCTCAGACGTGATATAGAAGTTGCAAAGAATTATCTCAGGGAGGATGAATTAGCAGTTCTCAATCGAATAGTGACCGCATATCTGGAAATCGCAGAATTGCAGGCGCTCAACCGGATGCCAATGACCATGCAGGACTGGATTGAACGCCTGCACCAGTTTTTAACAATGACCGGACGTGAACTGCTGACAAACGCCGGAAGCATCAGTCACGAAACTGCACTACAAAAAGCACACGCTGAGTATGAAACCTACTGCAGGAATAAATTGCAGGAGCCGACAGACGTTGAAAGGCATTTTATAGAGATGGAAGATGGAATAAAGCACATCAAGGGAAGAACTGAAGAAGAGCCATCTCCGGACACGAAAGCACACGCGAAAAAGGAATGCGGAGAAAATAATCATTAA
- a CDS encoding DUF4411 family protein: MKYLLDSNVFIEAKNGYYSFNIAGGFWDWLELFMEEQSFLTIREVRKELTDYNDELKDWIIQFQPSQFIEEDLEIQQNMREITNYVLNHETFSPENKSMFLAKADPWLIATAMARGYVVVTHENKVGKGAKKVKIPNICETFGVEYINVFELMRTKNVNLRL; the protein is encoded by the coding sequence ATGAAATATCTGCTGGATTCGAATGTATTTATTGAGGCGAAAAACGGCTATTATTCATTTAATATTGCAGGGGGGTTTTGGGATTGGCTCGAACTCTTTATGGAAGAGCAGTCATTTCTGACCATCCGGGAAGTCAGGAAAGAATTGACTGATTATAATGATGAATTGAAGGACTGGATAATACAATTTCAACCGAGTCAGTTTATAGAGGAAGATCTGGAAATTCAACAGAATATGAGAGAGATTACCAATTACGTTCTCAATCACGAGACATTCTCCCCGGAGAATAAAAGTATGTTTCTTGCGAAAGCCGACCCATGGTTGATTGCCACCGCGATGGCACGAGGGTATGTTGTTGTCACGCATGAAAACAAAGTGGGAAAAGGGGCAAAAAAGGTCAAAATTCCAAATATATGTGAGACGTTCGGTGTTGAATATATCAATGTCTTTGAATTGATGAGGACAAAGAATGTAAATCTACGATTGTAA
- a CDS encoding DUF4391 domain-containing protein — translation MLDLPVGTKYQKRIPKTKFYQHLSLSPKVKQQFVDEIDTIFWQNKLSPDTLGIAAGKEVQEIEVFEIKLRQFGISKNLLEIMDRQIPYHIVFVLTFDGMAQIVIGYKEKSKKKDDTYKVEKYVYSEWCSPDECAQELKGLNLDGIYENLLREYLPEEQPQLKDLRETIALQKEIEKQTALCAALENKMKKERQFNKQVHLNQELREQKAKLEGMLSEQISNCNE, via the coding sequence ATGTTAGATCTACCTGTTGGCACCAAATATCAGAAACGGATTCCAAAAACCAAATTTTACCAGCATCTCTCTCTTTCACCAAAAGTGAAACAGCAGTTTGTAGACGAGATTGATACAATTTTCTGGCAGAACAAACTTTCTCCGGATACTCTTGGCATCGCTGCGGGAAAGGAGGTGCAGGAGATTGAGGTCTTTGAGATTAAATTGCGCCAGTTTGGAATCAGTAAAAATCTCCTTGAGATCATGGACCGGCAAATTCCCTATCACATTGTCTTTGTCCTGACGTTTGATGGAATGGCACAGATAGTCATCGGGTATAAGGAGAAGAGCAAAAAGAAGGATGATACCTACAAAGTTGAGAAGTATGTCTATTCTGAATGGTGTTCCCCTGATGAATGTGCACAGGAACTGAAAGGGCTGAATCTGGATGGCATATATGAAAATCTTTTGAGAGAGTATCTTCCTGAAGAGCAGCCGCAATTGAAGGATTTGAGAGAGACAATTGCTCTTCAAAAGGAGATTGAGAAACAGACCGCTCTGTGTGCAGCGCTGGAGAACAAGATGAAAAAAGAGAGACAGTTCAACAAGCAGGTCCACCTGAACCAGGAATTGAGAGAGCAAAAAGCAAAGCTTGAAGGCATGCTTTCTGAACAGATATCCAATTGCAACGAATGA
- a CDS encoding XRE family transcriptional regulator → METIINGKMIQWARERARLSPAELAEKCKTDPETVRKWESGERAITVTKAKQLAKIALIPYGLLFADNPPEEKIPIADYRTQGSAGIRRPSPELLETIDDAKLKQEWYREYLIAEEFPPLGFIGKYDTNAEPEFIAQEIKRVLGVDDTEYYACKDWEQAFSYLINHAEDEGITVLVNSTLKNNTHRPLDVEEFRGFVLSDSYAPLIFINGKDAKAARMFTLMHEIAHLFIGESGVCDDTIAGNGSIPQEQWCNQVAAEFLTPKDRFLELWKEGESADSNLDTIRLRLRVSRLVAIFRAYQLNLISYEEKQEFVSTEMTHFAAIKTKQKDTKGGPDYYVIKRFKTGRNLAMAIISEVRANRMLYRDAFHLLGVKNIEALNTFAGALDY, encoded by the coding sequence ATGGAGACAATCATTAACGGTAAAATGATTCAGTGGGCACGGGAGCGTGCACGCTTATCTCCTGCAGAACTCGCTGAAAAGTGTAAAACCGATCCAGAAACTGTTCGGAAATGGGAGTCCGGGGAACGTGCAATTACGGTCACAAAGGCAAAACAGCTTGCAAAAATAGCACTGATACCATATGGACTTCTCTTTGCTGATAATCCTCCGGAAGAGAAGATTCCCATTGCTGATTACCGGACACAAGGTTCTGCCGGTATCAGGAGACCCAGTCCCGAACTCCTTGAGACAATAGATGATGCTAAACTGAAGCAGGAGTGGTATCGCGAATATTTGATCGCTGAGGAATTTCCTCCTCTGGGTTTTATTGGAAAATATGATACTAATGCTGAACCTGAATTCATTGCACAGGAGATCAAACGAGTTCTTGGGGTCGATGATACGGAGTATTATGCCTGTAAAGACTGGGAACAGGCATTTAGTTATCTTATAAATCATGCAGAAGACGAAGGAATTACGGTCCTTGTCAATAGTACGCTGAAAAACAATACCCATCGGCCGCTGGATGTTGAAGAATTCCGGGGTTTCGTTCTTTCTGACTCCTATGCACCGTTGATTTTCATCAATGGGAAAGATGCAAAGGCTGCCCGGATGTTTACGCTCATGCATGAGATTGCTCATCTCTTCATTGGTGAGAGCGGTGTCTGTGATGACACCATTGCGGGAAATGGTTCCATCCCACAGGAACAGTGGTGCAATCAGGTTGCTGCTGAATTTTTAACGCCAAAGGACCGGTTTCTGGAGTTATGGAAAGAAGGAGAAAGTGCTGACTCCAATCTGGATACGATCCGGCTGAGACTGAGGGTGAGCAGATTGGTTGCTATTTTCCGTGCATATCAACTGAACCTAATTTCCTACGAAGAGAAGCAGGAATTCGTCTCCACAGAGATGACACACTTTGCAGCAATCAAAACGAAGCAGAAGGATACGAAAGGCGGACCGGATTATTATGTCATCAAGAGATTTAAGACTGGGAGGAATCTTGCGATGGCGATCATTTCTGAAGTGCGGGCAAACCGGATGCTCTACCGGGATGCCTTCCATCTGCTTGGCGTGAAAAATATTGAAGCCCTGAATACATTTGCGGGCGCTTTGGACTATTAA